The following are from one region of the Leptolyngbya iicbica LK genome:
- a CDS encoding phosphate-starvation-inducible PsiE family protein — protein sequence MDNATSPLPWYRWLNSGRVIRLLETVQDLIVVCLCIGLFSFMVLQLREMVLSLLPPLQFQTVTSDILFLLILVEVFRLLIIYLQEHRVSIGVAVEVSIVSVLREIIVRGVLETPWIQVLVACVFLLVLGALLVVRVWLPPTFDGVDPEQVMSRRHRSRVQNFEHSDLSPPSKKSENLTVFESYNNGIIPE from the coding sequence ATGGACAACGCAACTTCTCCACTGCCTTGGTACCGTTGGCTCAACAGTGGCCGAGTCATTCGATTATTAGAAACCGTTCAAGATTTGATCGTAGTCTGCTTGTGCATTGGCCTATTTAGCTTTATGGTCTTGCAACTCAGAGAGATGGTGCTGTCGTTACTACCGCCTTTACAATTTCAAACGGTCACCTCTGACATTTTATTCCTGCTAATTTTGGTCGAGGTTTTTCGCCTACTCATCATCTATTTACAAGAGCATCGAGTTTCGATCGGCGTAGCAGTCGAGGTTTCCATCGTCTCCGTGCTGAGAGAAATTATTGTTAGAGGGGTATTAGAAACTCCCTGGATACAAGTGTTAGTGGCCTGTGTATTTTTGCTCGTATTAGGTGCCTTACTCGTGGTTCGAGTTTGGCTACCTCCCACATTTGATGGCGTTGATCCAGAACAAGTGATGTCTCGGCGGCATCGCTCCCGTGTCCAAAATTTTGAGCACAGTGATTTATCCCCTCCATCAAAAAAATCAGAGAATCTGACCGTTTTTGAATCCTATAACAATGGAATAATTCCGGAATAA
- a CDS encoding Mo-dependent nitrogenase C-terminal domain-containing protein, with amino-acid sequence MLKSFIFSLAPNKKSPQQQSPSPDILSPLRQRLNRIEMQHPAQAHLICQLIPTQCPFAKNIRLGGMMQFNIPPLCKLNPLYEEVVSLRFRALCYLAEECSVDVCRYC; translated from the coding sequence ATGTTGAAGTCATTTATCTTCAGCCTTGCGCCGAATAAAAAGTCACCCCAACAGCAGTCGCCTTCACCAGATATTCTCAGCCCATTGCGCCAGCGACTCAATCGAATTGAAATGCAACATCCCGCTCAGGCGCACTTGATTTGTCAGCTCATTCCCACCCAATGTCCCTTTGCAAAGAACATTCGACTGGGAGGAATGATGCAGTTCAACATACCGCCCCTTTGCAAACTCAACCCGCTATATGAAGAGGTGGTTAGCTTACGCTTTCGCGCGCTTTGCTATCTCGCAGAAGAATGTTCGGTTGATGTCTGTCGCTATTGCTGA
- a CDS encoding P-II family nitrogen regulator produces the protein MSKPAKKLVIITEKVLLKKVAKVIEAEGATGYTVLETGGKGSRNVRSSGQPSVSDTQSNIKFEILTDTRDMALKISDTVSSKYFEDYSGIAYICDAEVLYAHQFCGPDGC, from the coding sequence ATGTCTAAGCCAGCTAAAAAGCTTGTGATCATCACCGAGAAAGTATTGCTGAAAAAGGTCGCCAAAGTTATCGAAGCAGAGGGGGCTACTGGTTACACCGTTCTCGAAACTGGCGGTAAGGGCAGCCGCAACGTGCGGTCTTCAGGCCAGCCCAGCGTGTCTGACACTCAATCAAACATCAAGTTTGAGATTTTGACCGACACTCGAGACATGGCGCTGAAAATCTCGGATACGGTTTCATCGAAGTATTTCGAAGATTATTCCGGCATTGCCTATATCTGCGATGCAGAAGTGCTGTACGCACACCAATTCTGTGGGCCAGATGGCTGTTAA
- a CDS encoding sodium-dependent bicarbonate transport family permease produces the protein MDFLSEFLTLFLSKLQSPTLGFLIGGMVIAALNSRLTIPDSIYKFIVFMLLIKVGLSGGIAIREANLAEMLLPALFAVIIGISVVFIARYTLAQLPGVKTLDAIATGGLFGAVSGSTLAAGITLLEGQGIEYEAWSAALYPFMDIPALVTAIVLASVYAGKQKREKYRKNAEAISKGEFSGMQPAAAGGYASEAAVPSGGYPTSDQRSAEGSFSGGTGGGAGAAGMPEDERVKIWPIIKDSLQGSALSALLLGLALGIFTKPDSVYESFFNPGFRGLLSILMLVMGMEAWARLGELRKVGQWYALYAVIAPLLHGCIGFGLGYIAHIVTGFSPGGVVLLSVIAASSSDISGPPTLRAGIPKANPSAYIGSSTAVGTPIALAVCIPFFIGLAQATMGGG, from the coding sequence GTGGATTTTTTATCCGAATTTTTGACGCTCTTCTTATCCAAGTTGCAGTCCCCAACCCTTGGCTTTCTGATCGGGGGGATGGTCATTGCGGCTCTCAATAGTCGACTAACGATTCCTGACTCGATCTACAAGTTCATCGTCTTTATGCTGCTGATCAAGGTTGGCCTAAGCGGTGGTATTGCCATCCGCGAAGCTAACTTGGCAGAGATGCTATTGCCCGCTTTATTTGCAGTCATCATTGGCATCTCAGTCGTCTTTATCGCCCGCTATACACTAGCCCAACTGCCGGGCGTCAAAACTTTGGACGCCATTGCAACTGGTGGCTTATTCGGAGCCGTGAGTGGCTCGACCCTCGCCGCTGGTATCACCCTGCTAGAAGGGCAAGGCATTGAGTATGAAGCTTGGTCTGCTGCCCTTTATCCCTTCATGGATATTCCAGCATTGGTGACGGCCATTGTTTTAGCGAGCGTTTATGCCGGTAAGCAAAAGCGTGAAAAGTATCGCAAGAATGCAGAAGCCATTAGCAAGGGTGAATTCAGTGGCATGCAACCCGCTGCTGCGGGTGGATATGCCAGCGAAGCGGCGGTGCCTTCCGGTGGATATCCCACCAGTGATCAGCGTAGTGCTGAAGGCAGCTTTTCTGGTGGGACTGGTGGCGGTGCTGGCGCGGCTGGCATGCCTGAAGATGAGCGGGTGAAGATCTGGCCCATCATCAAGGACAGCCTGCAAGGTTCGGCCCTTTCCGCTCTGCTGCTTGGTTTGGCATTAGGTATCTTTACAAAGCCTGATAGCGTCTACGAAAGCTTCTTCAACCCTGGTTTCCGCGGCTTGCTCTCGATTTTGATGCTGGTGATGGGTATGGAAGCCTGGGCGCGACTGGGTGAATTGCGCAAAGTCGGTCAATGGTATGCCTTATACGCTGTAATTGCGCCGCTGCTACACGGTTGCATTGGTTTCGGTCTTGGCTACATCGCTCACATCGTTACGGGCTTTAGCCCTGGCGGCGTTGTACTTCTGTCCGTCATTGCGGCTTCTAGTTCCGACATCTCTGGCCCGCCGACGTTGCGCGCTGGTATTCCCAAGGCGAATCCTTCCGCCTATATCGGTTCTTCCACAGCGGTTGGCACACCAATTGCTCTGGCTGTCTGCATCCCGTTCTTTATTGGGCTTGCCCAAGCGACGATGGGTGGGGGCTAA